The nucleotide window CTTGGATTTTTACGTCGAATACCCCGCCGACATGGAGCAAAAGGACCTGTTTCGCATTTGGGCCGAAGAGGCCGATGCGGCGCTGGGCGCGAAAGAGGCCGGTGTGGTGGTCGACCTGTGGAAAGCCGTCGGCTCGCGGCGGGTGATCGCGGTGGTCAACGTCGATGGCCCCGATACGCTGGATCAAATTCTGCTCGACCTGCCGATCATGAAACAACACGGCCAGCACGTGCAGGTCGATGTCACGGCTTTGCGCCGTTATGAAGATTTCGCCAGCGACGTCAAAGACCGTCTCGGCTGACGCTCACCTGTTCACGTCTGGTCATTTTTCACCCGTCCCGGAGTTTTCTCCGTGGCGGGTGATTTTTTTGAAAAAAAACCATTTCGTTGTGATGGGTATCACTTTGCCGCGCTGTGAATGGTGGCAAAAAGTACTCACACCTTCAGAGTGTTAACTGAAGGTCAGGTGTGAAGCTGAATGGTAAATGAACCCGAAATAAATGAAACCTGAATACGCCACTCAGACTTGGTTCAACACCGTCCAGGTAAAACGTATGCAACATCAAGAAATGATGTCGAAGAAAATATCGGGGATTAAACCAGACCTGCGGGTCGTTATATCCCTGAAGGTGACAACAAGGGCCCAAGCCCAGAGTACCCAATAAGCGTAACCCGAAAGGAACACAGAAAATGCACGACCCCGGAATGGTTTACATCTTTGGTTTTGCGGCAATGTTGGCCGGCGTTGCTATCACGCTGTATTTCGCCAAGCGGTCCTTGGACAAGCGCGACGAAGAAATCAACAAGCTGACGATGAAACCCGTCTATGCATGCGGCGCGGCTTCTGCGGCCATGGTGATGAGCGCCCTCGTCAAGGTCACGGTGTTCGCTGATTTTTACAACGCTTATTCCATTTACACCCCGACCGCTTAAATGCGGCCTAGACAAATAAGGAAATACAACATGTCAAAACGTATCGATTTTGCCGTTTGGTTCTTCGCCCTGGCCTGGATCGGCTTTGCTCTCAGCCAGCACGTTGACATCA belongs to Magnetovibrio sp. and includes:
- a CDS encoding muconolactone Delta-isomerase, which produces MLFHLDFYVEYPADMEQKDLFRIWAEEADAALGAKEAGVVVDLWKAVGSRRVIAVVNVDGPDTLDQILLDLPIMKQHGQHVQVDVTALRRYEDFASDVKDRLG